The Podarcis muralis chromosome 16, rPodMur119.hap1.1, whole genome shotgun sequence genomic interval ATTAGTTTGGCCCTGTTTGACATTGGCTCCGGCTCCACCTActgacttattttatttataatatttgttTTCCACTACAAACAATTTGTCTCAAAAGCAATTTACAGTTTTCAAAAAAGCTTATCGTTGGCCTTCCTGccccttctgccctaccagccatTTCTGAAGTGAGTCCATACTTCAGTATTTGTTGAAGTACGCACTTGGGGTGAAACCTTTCATAACCATCCCAGGTGTCTGCTGGGCTTgggcattttcacagcatttagGGCCAAAGCTGTGCCAATCAACAACACTGCTAACCCAGAGATCCCAAGATCATGGTTCTCCCTTTGGATGGTAGTGAACAATTGAGCCATTGCTCTAATGATGGCAAAGAACTGCTCTGACCTCTCACCCTTCTGGAATTCTTCTGATAGGCAGAGATTACCACCCCCCATCTTCTAGTCTTTCTGTCTTATACTGTGAGGGTTTAAGTTGTGTGCTGAGGGGTAGAGTTGCCCATCTCCAACTTCCATGTTTTTGGAGTCTCCTCCAGTGCTCTGTGGTCAGATTCTTCTCTGAGGGTCTCCAGTCCTAGCAAAGCCCAACAGCCCAACCATATGTGGGCATGACAGTAGTGGTGACATCAGACTCTTGTCCATCAGTGAATGGCAGAGTCCTTGACTTTGCTGCTGAATTTTGCTTTTAAAGGCAAAAATGTAAGGTTAAGTTCAAGTGTGTTTTTTAAGTGGGCCAAATTTCCAAAACATTTTAAGGGAAGCCAATGTGGTTTTGATGCAACAAGTGACATTTCTCACTTGGGGTTCTTCTCAACCTTCCTTTGGTGCTAGCCGGCGATGTTCTGGTGGTTGCTGGTGTGCCGAAATGCTGCTGCAGCTTTCTGCCCAGTGTCAATGCCACCCACGCACCCAACTTTTAAAGAGTAGCCTTTGAAATTTCAAGGTGCCACCGACAAGGATGTTTTTCCAATTGCCATCGAGGGCTCCTGCTGTCTGCACCAAGCAACTTGCTGGCCTCTGAGCTTAGCTGTGCAAAACTCATTAAGCAGATTGTGTTACGTGTGCCGTTTGGTGGGCCAAGCCTCCTCCAGGGCGTTGGCAAATGCCGTGCGCCACACCCAGCGTTTAATCTTTTTATACACAGAGCTGCAAATTCCTCAGCTGCTGCTGGTTGCGCCTCCAAGATCTGGAAGCATCAAACCATGTAAAACCCCTACGGCAACCTGGCAACAGGATGCTTTGCGTGTCCCTCCTGCTTCTTTGAAGACAGGGATGCTTTTCACAGACTATAAAAGCTGCTTCTTCAAGTTGGGTGTGCAGTGAAAGAATGCAAAAACTAACAGGGATCTATCTAGATAGCTGTTTGTGAAGTCTGTTCCAGCTTTGGCTAATATTTTAGGACACTTACTATAGACACAGAGAGGCGAGCGAGATATTGAAATGCCAGATTTGCAGGGAGATGTAGGTTTTTCCAGTTAACTCCCCACCCCTCCAAGACACAAATCAGACAAATATGACAAAAGACCTGGAGAAGACCTGAAGAAAATGTGGATTCCAGCCTTCAAGGTTTCCTTACCTGTTCGTTGCAAAAACCAGACTTGATGAATCTATTCTGGTGTTTGCTTATGAGCAGTGCTGGCGTAAGGGTATTTTGCGCCCCAGGCAACCTCTGAGTCACTCCCCCAGTTTTCACTCATGAGCAATTGTTCTGTTCCAGAACATTTTGGTTCCATCTCTCATTAGTTTCGCTGCCGACTGCCCTTCAAACATGGAAGTGGCTCAAACATGGAACTGGAATAAAGTGAGAAGAGGCGGGGATACCATCATTTTTTGGCAGCAGGGGATGAAAATGCAAGTCCCTGCCCTGAGCTGCCACctcaactccccccacccctgaataTAGGGCAGGCAGAGTCGGGGCAAGGTGCCATTTCTTGGTCCTCCATGGCTCTGTATCAGGTACGGTGTCCATATGAGAGAGAGGTACTGAGtttccccaaaaaaacaacaacacttgagCAGACGCAGATTGGCGGTAGCTCAGGATGGGGGACATACAACTGGTCCTtccaaagttgatgggcgttgcgattcaaatgatgtgtgtgtgctgcgtcatgtgatcaattatgtggggcagggcttacctcccccccccccaatatgtttTCCAAGTTGGCACCACTCCTGGTCTCCCTCCCTGTAGAGGTGGCTTGCAGGACCTGCCCCATCCCACTGCCAACAAATCCCTAATTCTGCTGGGCTGGTCAGGCTGCAACCACTGGCTACATTTGCctaatcacatacagtggtacctccggttgcgaatgggatccgttccggaggtccggctgGATCCCGAGGTTTTTGCAACCTGAGGGTCGCTGTTCTACACGTGTGTGGCGGAAGAcgtgggtgtagccaaggggtgcaaggggcagctgccccatcaagtaaatgaataaaaatacttaactaactgaccagttgtgtcacagataactcggttctgctCCCCCAATATAAAGccttccccccaaaagaaaatatatcctggctatgcccatgcactCTAGTGAGCCATCTCTGCTTCGCACAAGCAGTAAaaagggcaggatcaggccccagccAGCGAGACTCAGCTCCAGTGAAACCCTGGTGAGTTTGCAGCCCTAAACATCCTTTATCCAGAAAGGGGAAAGAGCCAACTCTCGGGTGACTCTCACAAGACTTGAACGGGGAAGGCAAAAAGAAGTGCTGCAAGAGTTGCTAGGAAGTCCATTTCCTGCTAGGCCCAATTTTGGGGGTTGTGGGGTGATCCTGCCTCTTTTCCTACTTTTTATGTCATGcccctatggcagccattttatgagTGGGACCTACGGCACTTTCTcagtattccagatgtgcccACGGGCCCCCCAAAACGTGCAGCTCAGGGTCAGATATGGCTGCGTCTTGTTGGGTTCAGCAGAGGAGGAGGTACTTGCTGTGGGGAACAGGATGTGGGACTTGAGCAGGTCTGTGGTTTGATCTTGTTGGGGCTCCACTGAAGTTCTTGTGCGTGACttcttgttgccccccccccccttttaaatttcAGGTGCAACTCTGAGGTAAAATATGGCTCTGAGAGGCATTACAGGGATGATGTTTTCTACTGCCCAATGCCCACGGTCACCACTTACAGCGAGACCGTCATTGCTGCCCCCAACTGCACATGGCGAAACTACAAGTCCCAACTCATCTTTGAGCCGCGCCAGAAACCCCTGAGGTTCCAGAGTACAACAATCATCTTCCCCAAACATGCCAAGAACATATACCGGACCACACTCAACTATAGCCTTGGTTCTGCCAAAAGATGGTTTGCCTCAAGTGTGCAGCTAGAGCTTTGTGAGGAGAACAGCCCCTGCATTGTCTACACAGAAAATGTTTAATGCAGTGTTTTGTTTACTGAAGAACTCTTGACTACAACATCAACGTAAGGCATAGGCCTACGCCCGAGGAGAAGCCTTTTAAGACTTAATGGCCTTTGGCTGAGGGCATCCATTAAATGGCTCCAGGATCATTCATTTTTCACACCCAGGCTTGGATATGCCAGGTAGCTTCCCTGCTCCTAGAAGCAGCTGAGGGAGATATTCTCATGTGCTGAAGCAGCTAGAAGCTGGTTTTGGGTCCCCTCAGCCTCGGATCGAACCTCTTTAATTAGCACTTGAATGCATTTTCAGTAGTGAGGGCCTTCCGTTACTTGGTCGCCATTTAGAAAGCTTACTATAGGGTAGTGTGGGGGCCCTCTGTAGCATGTAGGATGTGGCCAAATATATCCTTAGAGAAAGTGATTGTGTCACAGAAGATCATCTCCAGTTTGGCAAAGACTCAGCTTTGCAAAGACATCAGGTAGATCATGGCAGGCAGTTCTTAGTCATATCAAACATTAATTTTGTCCTGGGATCTTAAGGAGAAGCCCCAGCACAAGAGATAGGGGTGGAAAGCCAAAGGGCACCATTTTTGCCAATGAGCAGGAGTTGCCAAATCCCTGCTGCACAGGGACCATTCGTGGAAACCAGGCATTTATAGTTCCTTGGCAACCAGCTGCCTTTATAAAGGAAGCCAACGAGAAGATTCCTTGGGCACCTGCCTCCTTGTGTGGATATAACAGATGGAAAATAGCTGGACGTATAGTTGAATGTGTGGGGAAAGAGTTAACGTGGATTCATTCCTTCAGGAGGCTGCAGTTTTTTACTTTTTGCTAAAGATCTGGAAGataatagctttttaaaagacgGTGTTTGAGACCAAAGGCCTTTTTTTACTTTCTGGAATAAAGGACTGTAAAACTCAGGCCAAGATTTCCCGGAAGGGAAGCTTAGCTCTTTAGGGGTatgaggaggggaaatgacatttgTTCAGATTTGCAGATTCACAAACCTAGTAAACCTGAAGTAAATGGATGAAACAGGAAGTGACTGTATGGACAACAGAATGAAGGGAAGGGACTTGAAAGTATTGGCTTAGTTGTGGAAGCAGTTGTTAAGTTAACGACAGTTGTGCATACAATGCACAATTGTCTTGATTGTCATTATACATACTGCTTTTAAGAGCTGTCCTTTCGAATGGGGAAAGATGTATGGTTAAACAAATTGTGCATCTTAATGTGCAACAATTATTACATATCCATTATGCTGCTTAGACATATTTGTTCTTTTGAATGGAGGAAAGAGTTCATTTAAGTCAACTGCACATGTACCTTGCGACTATTATGCAGATTTTTTAAAGTGTTCAGAATATATGATGCCGGTCTTATTGAAGGCAGAAAAGTTCATGAAAAtaaattgtgggtgggtgggtatcaTATAGCTCCTACACATGAATGGATTCTTACTGGCTCATCACAAACATCTTACTGTTCTTTCTGCAATGCTGGCTTGTTTTTCCTGACTTCAAGACTAAAATGCAAGTGAGACCCAGGCCTTAGTTTTGTTTATTGCAACAGCTATTGCCTCAAAATGTTACCATGGTGAGTGATGGCAAATGTCGTTTGAACTTTTTTAAATTTATGTTGTGTGGCATAATCAACCTCTATCACATCCCTTTAAAAAGTGTatgttgtggagggtgggggaaggtcTTTATTGGAAAATGGCAGCCTTTAAATTCTTGGATTCAGATTAAAGATGTACGTTAAGGGTACATCATGTATGCATGCATCCCACATTTGAGAACAGAGAACTGTTACAGGTAAACAGTTAGCCAAAAGGTTATTTACTACAGATGCTGAATGCAGATGACTATTTATCAGCATGCCTTGGGGTGCTTGTGGGTGGGGAATCGCAGGTGTGCTGTTTGACTTgcatcttgcttgtgggcttcccagaagcactgTGGGAAATTGTGGCAGAAAGTTTGAGGGCTTGTCCGCGCCAAGTGGTGCATGTTGCTAAGCGGTTCCAGAACTGCTGTATCATTGCAAAGTGAAGGAAGGAGCTCTTCCACATGGCTGGTTTCCCAACTGGTCATCAAGTGGGTAAATGGTTGTCTGTGCTCATCCTGCCAAGCGGTGACAAGACTTCAAACCTCACTTTTGTAAATTTATCCTACATCAGAAATGTggagaggggaaaagagaggaataGTAATTCTTCTAATCACTTGGAAGGACACCGTAGTCTGAACTCTCCATCCATCCAGCCCCCATCCATAACTTAACATCTGCACATGCCGTTCCACTAAAGCAGAATTACTATTGACTTTAGCCAGGCAAGACCCATGATATCCAGAGTATAATGGGTGATAGAAAGTTTATATGTTGCCAGATTCCGAAGAATTGCAAATATAAGATGAAGCTTTTTATACAACTGAAGACCTGAATGCTTGAGGTAGGACTTTAGAATTGCTTTATCTATGCTATGTTGTGTAGGGTTATTATTAATTTTGCATTCAGAGCACATTTTGTACATTAAGGGAACTATTTGCCCCATTAAAAAGGGGGATGCTATTTTTTTAAGTGACAGAACTTTATATATTTATCCCCCCACCCTGAGATTGCCTGCTATTCAGTCTGAGTAAATTAAGCACAGCTTCTAAAATCTTGAGTGCCTTACTTCTGTAGTGCCCAAACCTTTCTTGAATATTGTATTGAAATGCTTTCATTCTAAAACTTTTATATTTCACAACTCTATACACAAATGGAAGATAGAAACCTTTACCCAAACTGGCTGCATTCCACAAAAAATGGTGTGTGTATGGTGGCAATTAATAGATGAAGCTCTCCTATGTCACAACTGCACCGTGAGAGTCAGGGctcctgccccctgcccaaatcctgggaactgcacttTCTTAAAGGCCTAACgactctgcacccttaacaaactacagttcccaggaatctttggggaagccatgattctTAAAGGGGCGTAAGAGTGCTTTACATT includes:
- the RFLNA gene encoding refilin-A, which produces MVGHLQLQGMEDSLKEKNREGLLDSPDSGLPPSPSPPFYSLSPGIVENRPGGSSSSTDTQGHGHRKDGKEGNVIPYLLLNASTSEIRPRMHPVFFGESIEVNPEPAQEIRCNSEVKYGSERHYRDDVFYCPMPTVTTYSETVIAAPNCTWRNYKSQLIFEPRQKPLRFQSTTIIFPKHAKNIYRTTLNYSLGSAKRWFASSVQLELCEENSPCIVYTENV